Within the Isachenkonia alkalipeptolytica genome, the region CGGCCGTAGCCTTTGTTGAGATTTTCAGGATTCCCGATAACCAGACCGATTTCTGCGCAGCGGTTTTTCCAGTCGATTTTGAACATGTCGATCTGTCCGATGTATTTTTCCGACTGCCGGTCTCCGATCACAAAACCCTTGGTATTGTCGCTTTTCCCCTCCATCATGTGGCTTAAAAAGTTCTCCGAGGTCACTATGCTGTGGGGATACAGAAAAATATCCGATAAATAATCGGTGATTTGTGGATCGTTAACCCATTTCCGGATGTAGCGCAGGTCTTCCTCCTGGTATTCCCGAAGTACGATCCGATCTCCATAAATTCTAGCCATCATCTTTCCCTCCTTTTTTTAATCCATCCTTCTGATGCTTACTACTATTATTCTCCATCCACGGAGAAAACTCCTGCTGAAAAAGCGGTGAAAATCCATAAATTATGTGAAAATTCCCCCGGAAATTGAACCGAAAAAAATCCCCGGGACCGCTACTCCGGGGAGTGTTCTCATTTCCTTATTCTTCTCTGTTTTTTATTCTTCCCCGTCCCAATTTTTAATCTGCCAGGTGCCCCGCCGCCGGTCATCGCCGCCGCCGTAGATGCTCTTTACAAAACCGTTTTCGTCGATTTCAAGACCCAGGGCCTGGATCCCTCCGTAAAAGATACTGGAGGTGTTGGTACGAACCGACCAGCCTTTTTCCCGCAGTTGACTGATGACCGCATCATCCAGGGGCTCTTCCACGTAAATGGAGCCGTCCTCGAAGTAAAATCTCGGCTTCATAATGGCCTCCTGCAGGTCCAGGGGATTTCCCCCTTCGTCTTTTCCATAATAAAACTGCATAATGGTTTGGAAGACATGGGTGGGTATCCGCCGACCGCCGGGGGTTCCCATGCCCAGCACCGGTCTTCCATGTTCCTCCAAAATCAGGGGAGAGACAAAGGTTCTCGGCCGTTTTCCCGGTTGATAATAATTCGGCGACTCGGGGTCATCGCTGAAGTTTCGGGATTGGTTGTTCATAAAAAATCCCCCCACTTCAATCCCGGCACCGAAGAGCTCCCCTAAGGTATTGGTCACGGAGACCATCCGCCCCTCCCGGTCCACCACAACAAAATGGGTGGTATTCTTCGGATCCCCTCGTTCCCCGGGGGAATCAAAAAGGGATTCGATCTCCGACATACTCGGTTCATTTCCCGGGTCCATGCGCACTTCCGACAATAATTCCTCGGTGTACTCCAGAGAGGTTAAGGCGTCTTGGTCCACCTCTTCAAAATCCGGATCCCCGATGGTATCTAAGCGGTCCTCATAGGTCACCCGGATTATTTCATTCATCAAATGGATGTAGTCCCCTGTCAGGGCCTCATCCCTTAGCAGATCCCCTAAAAAGAAGCCTTCCTCCATATTTGCCCCTTGATAATACTCGCTTAAATCCAGTTGCGAGGCCATTTGCAGGGCTTGAATGGTTACGATGGCGGAGGTGGGATTCGCCGCACCGTAAATGGTCTGTTCCCGCCAACGGTCTTCGCTTTCATCGTAAAAGTGAAATTCCCCTTTGGCCGGTTCATCCACATTGACGTCATAGGCCAAAAGGTCCGCCTCGGTCATTCCCGTCCGTCGGCGGATCGCCTCGGCGATTTCTCCCTGGTAAAAGGCCTCGGATCCTCCTTGCTGCACTTTCTCCAGAGAATCGGCAAGCTCGGGCATCACCAGGAGTGCTCCGTTGTTTATGGGGTGCCCGTCGGGATACAGCCGTTCTTGTACCGGTCCTTCCTTTAAATACCGGGCTCCGTTGATGGCTTGAATATGAAACATCTCCGTTACGCGAAACCCTTCCCGGGCAATTTTAATGGATGGTTCTAACAGGGCTTCCCAGGACAGGGTCCCATGATCCTGATGCAGGGTTTCCATCCCCATGACCATCCCCGGCACCGCCATGCCCCGTTCCGGTCCGCCCCAGGAGGAGCTGGCGCTTAAGGGTGAGATCTCCCGGTAGTCGTAGCTGTACACCCCTTCTTCCGGATCATGGAGGACTAAAGCGCCGCCGCCTCCCATCCCGGAGCCGTAGGGCTCCACCACGTTTAAGACAAAAGAGATGGCAATGGCCGCGTCCACGGCGGTACCCCCGGCTTCCATGACTTCCATGCCCGCTTCCGCCGCTATGGGGTGCATGGCGCTGACGCCGTAAAAGTCAATGGAGTAATCCGGTTCCTCCTCCTCTCTGGCGTTCTCCGCCGCAATGCGGTCAGCCTCCCTTGCGGCCTCCCGCTCCTCGGGGGTTAAACCGTCGTCGGCACTGAGCTTGGCAATTTGATTTTGTAGAAACGCCCGGGAGACCTCCTCCTGGTTCGCCGCTTCCAGATAGGTCCAGCCGAGGAGGGATACAAAAATAATTCCCGAGAGAATGTAAGTGCCCATTAAATATTTTCGAAAATTAATCATTCAAATTTCCTCCTTGAAGGACCTTGGTCTTTTCCAGATCAATGACGAGTCTGCCGTTTTCCACACGGTAAAGATCGGAATCCAAGTCTTTGCTCAGCATTCTGAAAATCCGTCGGTCCCGGTAACCCTTCATCAGCCCTCCGGTTTCTCTGGGAGTGGCGTTTTCAATCCACATGGGCACAAAGGATAATTCTTTGGATCCGTCGGTTAAAAAGTCCAGCTGGGCGATGGTGGATTCCTTCGTGGTGGTCCAGCCCTGATCAAACACAAAATTCCCCAGGCTGTACATCACCAGGGTTTCATGATCCCGGTCCTCATTTAAGGGATCTCTTCCTTCTATGATACTGGCGGACTGCAGCACATGGGGATGGTGGCCGATGATAATATCCGCACCGTAATCCGCCATAAACTGGGCATCTTCCTGTTGGTTTTCATTGTATCGAACCTGGTACTCGTCTCCCCAGTGAATGTGGACAATGGCCAGATCCGCCCCTCCGCCACCTTGGGCTTTTGGGGTTTTTGCATGGATCAGTCGATTGGCCAAGACATCCATGTTGGGACTGGTAAACACGCCCCCCACATTCTCACTGGCGTCAAAGCCCCGGACATAGGAATCGGTAATGCTGATGATGGCCCCCGTTGAATCCTCTCCCATATCAAAATAGGAGATTCTCGAGGAGTCCTTCAACCCTTCATTGACCTGTCGGGTGGAGAGATCCAGCCCGTGGCCGATACCCAGAACTTCCACGTCGCGGTTTTCAAAGTGATCCAGGGTTTGGTACAGGGATAAGTCCCCGTAATCCAGGGAATGGTTATTAGCCAGGGTTACAGAGTCGAAATGGGCCCCTTCCAGGGCATCAATGGCCCAGGGCAGGGCATGGAGATGAATGTCCTTGTGGCGCAGGGCCGCCTCCTCCATTTGCGCTTCTATTTCCGGATCCTCCGCATCGACGATGGGGGACTCCAGGTTTCCCGTGACGTAATCCGATTCCTGAAAATATGGGCGGACATATTCAAAAACATAATCAATATGAAA harbors:
- a CDS encoding gamma-glutamyltransferase family protein, which produces MINFRKYLMGTYILSGIIFVSLLGWTYLEAANQEEVSRAFLQNQIAKLSADDGLTPEEREAAREADRIAAENAREEEEPDYSIDFYGVSAMHPIAAEAGMEVMEAGGTAVDAAIAISFVLNVVEPYGSGMGGGGALVLHDPEEGVYSYDYREISPLSASSSWGGPERGMAVPGMVMGMETLHQDHGTLSWEALLEPSIKIAREGFRVTEMFHIQAINGARYLKEGPVQERLYPDGHPINNGALLVMPELADSLEKVQQGGSEAFYQGEIAEAIRRRTGMTEADLLAYDVNVDEPAKGEFHFYDESEDRWREQTIYGAANPTSAIVTIQALQMASQLDLSEYYQGANMEEGFFLGDLLRDEALTGDYIHLMNEIIRVTYEDRLDTIGDPDFEEVDQDALTSLEYTEELLSEVRMDPGNEPSMSEIESLFDSPGERGDPKNTTHFVVVDREGRMVSVTNTLGELFGAGIEVGGFFMNNQSRNFSDDPESPNYYQPGKRPRTFVSPLILEEHGRPVLGMGTPGGRRIPTHVFQTIMQFYYGKDEGGNPLDLQEAIMKPRFYFEDGSIYVEEPLDDAVISQLREKGWSVRTNTSSIFYGGIQALGLEIDENGFVKSIYGGGDDRRRGTWQIKNWDGEE
- a CDS encoding GNAT family N-acetyltransferase gives rise to the protein MARIYGDRIVLREYQEEDLRYIRKWVNDPQITDYLSDIFLYPHSIVTSENFLSHMMEGKSDNTKGFVIGDRQSEKYIGQIDMFKIDWKNRCAEIGLVIGNPENLNKGYGREAIRLLLDFAFHRMNLHRIELEVYDYNLRGYRCYSSCGFQEEGRQRQKFFHKGEYRDKIQMGILKEEFKDPGDEKRKKK
- a CDS encoding CapA family protein; its protein translation is MSKELTKQEKRMLSHQWHQKRASFHATVLLIFLALPFLSHHWIFTSSAPESTRGEDVEYRISMVGDMMMGRHVEEHALMNDFHIDYVFEYVRPYFQESDYVTGNLESPIVDAEDPEIEAQMEEAALRHKDIHLHALPWAIDALEGAHFDSVTLANNHSLDYGDLSLYQTLDHFENRDVEVLGIGHGLDLSTRQVNEGLKDSSRISYFDMGEDSTGAIISITDSYVRGFDASENVGGVFTSPNMDVLANRLIHAKTPKAQGGGGADLAIVHIHWGDEYQVRYNENQQEDAQFMADYGADIIIGHHPHVLQSASIIEGRDPLNEDRDHETLVMYSLGNFVFDQGWTTTKESTIAQLDFLTDGSKELSFVPMWIENATPRETGGLMKGYRDRRIFRMLSKDLDSDLYRVENGRLVIDLEKTKVLQGGNLND